The proteins below are encoded in one region of Oncorhynchus kisutch isolate 150728-3 linkage group LG14, Okis_V2, whole genome shotgun sequence:
- the LOC109903105 gene encoding nuclear inhibitor of protein phosphatase 1-like isoform X1: protein MLEVVQHNRNLCSGGNAGDRRINVRAEYQSEPGVESARAAQTQKPRGISQQELHIKQDYLSMTVIKAGKPPSGLHLDVVKGDKLVEKLIIDEKKYYLFGRNPDVCDFTIDHQSCSRVHSALVYHRHLKRVFLIDLNSTHGTFLGHIRLEPHKPQQVPIDSTMSFGASTRVYTLREKPQPQISTIPGGEVKAGEDEELKGLLGLPEEETELENLTEFNTAHNKRISTLTIEDGNLDIVRPKRKRRSSRVSFSEEEEVINPEDVDPSVGRFRNMVQTAVVPIKKRKMEGHASLGLEDSVARRMQNFPFSGGLYGDLPPTSGEAGSLPAAAQAGATILGGLPLVFPNPAPEVDLSPTSASAQPSVTLNPAANPAPGPYTAEALNEPRKKKYAKEAWPGKKPTPSLLI from the exons ATGCTGGAGGTAGTGCAGCACAACAGGAACCTGTGTAGTGGTGGTAATGCTGGGGACAGACGCATCAACGTGCGGGCTGAGTACCAATCAGAGCCAG GTGTTGAATCTGCTCGAGCTGCTCAGACTCAAAAGCCCAGGGGCATCAGTCAACAGGAGCTACACATTAAGCAGGATTACCTCAGCATGACTGTCATCAA GGCAGGGAAACCTCCCTCTGGACTCCATCTAGATGTTGTGAAGGGAGACAAGCTAGTAGAG AAGCTAATCATTGACGAGAAGAAATATTATCTGTTTGGGCGGAATCCAGACGTGTGTGACTTCACCATAGACCACCAGTCGTGTTCGCGTGTCCACTCAGCCCTGGTCTACCACAGACACCTCAAGAGGGTTTTCCTGATCGACCTCAACAGTA CTCATGGTACGTTTCTCGGTCATATCCGTCTGGAGCCCCACAAGCCCCAGCAGGTGCCCATCGACTCCACTATGTCGTTCGGGGCGTCCACACGGGTCTACACCCTGAGAGAGAAGCCCCAGCCCCAGATCAGCACCATACCTGGGGGAGAGGTGAAGGCAGGGGAGGATGAGGAGCTCAAAGGACTATTGGGTCTACCTGAGGAGGAGACCGAGCTGGAG AACCTGACAGAGTTCAACACGGCCCACAACAAGCGTATCTCCACCCTGACCATTGAGGATGGAAACCTGGACATCGTGAGGcccaagaggaagaggaggagcagcaggGTCTCCTtcagcgaggaggaggaggtcatcAACCCAG AGGACGTGGACCCGTCAGTAGGGCGCTTCAGGAACATGGTACAGACTGCTGTTGTCCCTATCAAG AAGAGGAAGATGGAGGGTCACGCTTCACTAGGTCTGGAGGACTCTGTGGCCAGACGCATGCAGAACTTCCCCTTCAGTGGAGGGCTCTATGGAGACCTCCCACCCACCAGTGGAGAGGCCGGATCCCTCCCCGCCGCGGCCCAGGCTGGAGCTACTATCCTGGGGGGCCTGCCGCTGGTCTTCCCTAACCCTGCTCCAGAGGTGGACCTCTCCCCCACCTCAGCCTCAGCACAGCCCTCCGTCACCCTCAACCCTGCTGCTAACCCTGCCCCTGGACCATACACGGCCGAGGCGCTCAACGAACCACGCAAGAAGAAATACGCCAAGGAGGCGTGGCCAGGGAAGAAGCCCACGCCTTCTCTTCTGATATAG
- the LOC109903105 gene encoding nuclear inhibitor of protein phosphatase 1-like isoform X2 produces MAANSSTNTPLFDCPSWAGKPPSGLHLDVVKGDKLVEKLIIDEKKYYLFGRNPDVCDFTIDHQSCSRVHSALVYHRHLKRVFLIDLNSTHGTFLGHIRLEPHKPQQVPIDSTMSFGASTRVYTLREKPQPQISTIPGGEVKAGEDEELKGLLGLPEEETELENLTEFNTAHNKRISTLTIEDGNLDIVRPKRKRRSSRVSFSEEEEVINPEDVDPSVGRFRNMVQTAVVPIKKRKMEGHASLGLEDSVARRMQNFPFSGGLYGDLPPTSGEAGSLPAAAQAGATILGGLPLVFPNPAPEVDLSPTSASAQPSVTLNPAANPAPGPYTAEALNEPRKKKYAKEAWPGKKPTPSLLI; encoded by the exons ATGGCAGCAAACTCTAGCACTAACACACCTCTTTTTGACTGCCCGTCATG GGCAGGGAAACCTCCCTCTGGACTCCATCTAGATGTTGTGAAGGGAGACAAGCTAGTAGAG AAGCTAATCATTGACGAGAAGAAATATTATCTGTTTGGGCGGAATCCAGACGTGTGTGACTTCACCATAGACCACCAGTCGTGTTCGCGTGTCCACTCAGCCCTGGTCTACCACAGACACCTCAAGAGGGTTTTCCTGATCGACCTCAACAGTA CTCATGGTACGTTTCTCGGTCATATCCGTCTGGAGCCCCACAAGCCCCAGCAGGTGCCCATCGACTCCACTATGTCGTTCGGGGCGTCCACACGGGTCTACACCCTGAGAGAGAAGCCCCAGCCCCAGATCAGCACCATACCTGGGGGAGAGGTGAAGGCAGGGGAGGATGAGGAGCTCAAAGGACTATTGGGTCTACCTGAGGAGGAGACCGAGCTGGAG AACCTGACAGAGTTCAACACGGCCCACAACAAGCGTATCTCCACCCTGACCATTGAGGATGGAAACCTGGACATCGTGAGGcccaagaggaagaggaggagcagcaggGTCTCCTtcagcgaggaggaggaggtcatcAACCCAG AGGACGTGGACCCGTCAGTAGGGCGCTTCAGGAACATGGTACAGACTGCTGTTGTCCCTATCAAG AAGAGGAAGATGGAGGGTCACGCTTCACTAGGTCTGGAGGACTCTGTGGCCAGACGCATGCAGAACTTCCCCTTCAGTGGAGGGCTCTATGGAGACCTCCCACCCACCAGTGGAGAGGCCGGATCCCTCCCCGCCGCGGCCCAGGCTGGAGCTACTATCCTGGGGGGCCTGCCGCTGGTCTTCCCTAACCCTGCTCCAGAGGTGGACCTCTCCCCCACCTCAGCCTCAGCACAGCCCTCCGTCACCCTCAACCCTGCTGCTAACCCTGCCCCTGGACCATACACGGCCGAGGCGCTCAACGAACCACGCAAGAAGAAATACGCCAAGGAGGCGTGGCCAGGGAAGAAGCCCACGCCTTCTCTTCTGATATAG
- the LOC109903498 gene encoding serine/threonine-protein kinase pdik1l, with translation MVSSQPKYELIQEVGRGSYGVVYEAVVKRTGARMAVKKIRCHSPENVELALREFWALSSIQSQHPNVIHLEECVLQRDDLAQRMSHGSSSPLYLELVETSLKGEITFDPCCAYYLWFVMDFCDGGDMNAYLLSRKPSRKTNTSFMLQLGSALAFLHRNQIIHRDLKPDNILISQGRTLAGTPEPTLKVADFGLSKVCSTSGLNPEEPASVNKCFLSMACGTDFYMAPEVWEGHYTAKADIFALGIIIWAMVERITFVDVETQKELLGSYVQQGEEIVPLGEALLENPKMELLIPARMKSMNAGMKQLIREMLSFNPQERPDAFELELRLVRIACRELDWDT, from the exons ATGGTGAGCAGCCAGCCGAAGTATGAGCTGATCCAGGAGGTGGGGCGTGGCAGCTACGGTGTGGTGTACGAGGCGGTGGTGAAACGCACTGGAGCCCGGATGGCCGTGAAGAAGATCCGCTGCCACAGCCCAGAGAATGTAGAGTTGGCCCTCAGGGAATTCTGGGCCCTGAGCAGTATCCAGAGCCAGCACCCCAATGTCATCCACCTTGAGGAGTGTGTCCTGCAGAGAGATGACCTGGCTCAGAGGATGAGCCATGGGTCCAGCTCTCCACTATACCTAGAG CTGGTGGAGACATCTCTGAAGGGAGAGATTACCTTTGACCCCTGCTGTGCCTACTACCTGTGGTTTGTCATGGACTTCTGTGACGGAGGAGACATGAATGCTTACCTGTTGTCCCGTAAACCCAGCCGCAAGACCAACACCAGCTTCATGCTGCAGTTAGGAAGTGCCCTGGCCTTCCTCCACCGAAACCAGATCATCCACCGGGACCTGAAGCCTGACAACATCCTTATCTCCCAGGGAAGGACCTTGGCTGGAACCCCCGAGCCGACCCTGAAGGTTGCCGACTTCGGCCTATCCAAGGTCTGCTCCACGTCGGGCCTTAACCCTGAGGAACCAGCATCTGTCAACAAGTGTTTCCTTTCCATGGCGTGCGGCACAGACTTCTACATGGCTCCAGAGGTGTGGGAGGGCCACTACACGGCTAAAGCAGACATCTTTGCCCTGGGCATCATCATCTGGGCCATGGTGGAGCGCATCACGTTCGTGGATGTGGAGACCCAGAAAGAGCTCCTGGGAAGCTATGTGCAGCAGGGGGAGGAGATCGTGCCCCTCGGGGAGGCGCTCCTGGAGAACCCCAAGATGGAGCTGTTGATCCCTGCCAGGATGAAGAGCATGAATGCCGGCATGAAACAGCTTATCAGGGAGATGTTGTCGTTCAACCCTCAGGAGAGGCCTGACGCCTTTGAACTGGAGCTGCGACTGGTCAGGATCGCCTGCAGAGAGCTCGACTGGGACACGTGA